The genomic window GTCCAGACCTCGGGAGCGTCGGGTGCGACCGCATCGGATGCCGCACCGTCGGCGGCGGGCGCCTCGACCGCGTCGAGCACGACGGACTCACGGGCGGCGAACGGCATGGCGGTGATCGACGGCCCGAACCGCGGATCCGAGAGCCGCTCGAACGCGGCCTGCTCGCTCACGACGGGATAGTCACCGAGCGGAATCGGCTCGGCGAGCACGCCAGACGCGCTGAACAGCCCGCCCGGGCCCACCTCGACGTACCACGACTGGTCGAGGCGCTGTCCATCGACGAGCGGCCATGCCTGGGCGGAACGCGAGACCGCGCCGTCGTAGGTCTCCGACGTGTATTCGAATGCGTCGGCGTCGCGGCCGGTGGCGGCGATGAGCGTCCGCAGCGCGTCGATCGCCGTCGCCTCGTCGGGGACGGGGCCGTGCGGCTCGCACGACCTGACGTCGGGTTCGGCCGCTCCGCTCTCCCCGACCGAGCCTTCGGGCACGACCGGCATGACCGAGACGCCGCACGCCCACGGACTGAGCGCCGGGTCGCTGAACGAGAAGCTCGCCAACCCGTCGAGCGAGACGTACAGCGTCGGTGCCGACCCGTCCTGCGGGCCGACGAGCCACGCGCCGTTCTGCACCTCCGGCGTCCCGTCGACACCGAGGTGCGCGGCGAGCGCGCCTACGGTGTCGGCCGTCGCCACGCGGGCGTCGTACCCGTAAGCCGCCGCCGTGCCCGACTCCTCCGAGAGGCCGGACGCGCGGAAGGTGTTGCGTCCCATGCCGTACGGCGAGAACCCGGCCATCGACTCCGCCGACATCCGGGCGTCGAACGCCGAACCCTTCGGTGCGACGGCGATCTCCGGTGCGCCGTCCAGCGCGACGGGCGGGAGCGCGGCGCTGTCGACGACCCGTGGGCCTGCAGTCGCCGCGCCGATGCCGTAGCCGAGCGCGCCGACGACGACCGCGACGGCGGCCGCCGCGACCACGGGCATCCAGCGCCGACGGCGACGTCCACGGGCATCGGCGAGGTCGGCGATCGGGGCGGATGCCCCGGCATCCGCCGGTGCGGCGCCGGCCGGGTCGTCGCCGGCCGAGTCCGACTCGACGCCGGTGTCATCGCGCTCGGCCCGCTCGATCACCCGGTCGGCGAATCCGTCGGCTGCCTCGAGTCCTGCGGCCGGGTCGGCGTCGCGCAGGCGCTCGACGGGATCGGCGTCCCGGTCGTGCTGCGCATCGGGCCGGTCCTGTGGTTCGCGCTGGTCGTTCATCTCGTCCGTCCTCGTCCTTCGGCGTCAACTCGTCTGTGTGCCGGGCGCCGCCGATCTTGCAGCGACAGCACGGGCCGCGGGCATCCGATCAGAACGTCAGGCGTTCGCCCCACGCCTCGCGGAGGCGCTTGCGCGCTCGCGAGAGCGCGGCATCCGCCCCGGACCGGGAGATGCCGAGGACGGTGGCGAGCTCGGCACCGTCCAGGCCCTCCCACGCGTGCAGCAGCAGGATGCGCCGGTCGCGTTCGCCGACGCTCGCGAGCGCGCCGCGCAGCTCGTCGTCGAACAGCGCGCTGAGTTCGGGATCGTCGGCGACCCGCCCGCTCTCGGAATCGGGCAGGTGCTCGACGGGCACGTCGCCGAGCTTGCGGCGGTGGTTGGCGAGCACGAACCCGGCGGTCCGGTAGAGCCACGGCAGGACCGCCTCGCGCGGCACGTCGTCGCGCCGGCGCCACGCCGTCGCGAACACGTCGGCGGCGAGGTCCTCGGCGTCCTGCCTGGGACCGCGGCGCGCGAAGTACCTGACCAGCGCGGTCGAGTGCTCGCGCGCGACGAGCGTGAACCAGGCGAGGTCGTCGGGCGAGGCGCCGGGTTCGGCGGACTCATCGGGCATCTGCGCTCCCCTGGTCTCGCCGGCGTCGGCGGCGTCGATGGCGGTCGTCACAACAGGTCTGTGTCGCGACATCCGCGAGTCTTGCACGTGCGTTCGGGTCGCACTGCGGGCGAGCCGGTCCTCCTGCGGTTCGCGCGATCTCAGGCCGCCGACCGGGTGTCTTGCGCGACGACGCAGCCGTGCTCCATCCGGACCACGCGGTCGGCCTCCGCGATCGCCCATTCGTCGTGGGTGACGCACACGACGGCGGCACCGCGGGCCGCCTCCTCCGCCAGGATCCGCCGAGTGCGCTCGACGCTCGCCCGATCGAGTCCGGCGGCCGGTTCGTCGAGCAGCAGGATGCCGGGCCTGCCCACGATGCCCTGCGCGAGGAACGTGCGTTGCCGCTGCCCACCCGAGAGCGCCGTGAGCGGCCGGGCAGCGTGGTCCGACATCCCCACCCGTTCGATGGCCTCGGCGATCGCGTCGCGCACCGTCGCACGGGGCATCCGGTCGGTCGTCGACCAGGTGCCGATCGCCACGACGTCGGCGACCGTCACCGGAAGCGCGTCCGGTGCGATCGGCCGTTGGACGACGAGGGCGAGCGAGCCGTTGCGCTCGATGCTCCCGCGCCTGGGGCGGCGGACTCCGGCGAGCAGTTCGATGAGCGTGGACTTGCCCGAACCGTTCGGCCCGGCGATCGCGACGATCTCGCCGAATCCGACCTCGAGGTCGACGTCGTGGACCGCGTCGGCGTCGCGATAGGCGAAGCAGAGGGAGCGCGCGAGCAGGGCGGGTTCGGGGGTGGAGCCGTTCACAGGCCCATCCTACCAAATTGATAATGGTTCTCACTCTCGCTATGCTCGCTCGACGTGCCCTGGTTGACCGATCCCTTCACCACCGAGTTCTTCGGGCGCGCCCTCCTCGGCGGCGCGCTCGTCGCCGTGATCTGCGGGGTCGTCGGCACGTGGGTCGTCATCCGCGGCATGGCCTTCCTCGGCGAGGCGATCGGGCACGGGATGCTGCCCGGCGTGGCGCTCGCCACCGTGCTCGGCCTTCCCCTGCTGCTCGGCGCCGCCGTCAGCGCCGTCGCGATGAGCACCGCGATCGGCGTCCTGCAGCGGCGCGGTCGCCTCTCGTACGACACGAGCATCGGCCTGCTGTTCGTCGCGATGCTGTCGCTCGGCGTGATCATCGTGTCGCACTCGCGGAGCTTCGCGACGGATGCCACGGCCCTGCTCTTCGGCGACATCCTCGCCATCGACGGCACCGACCTGCTCGTGCTCCTGATCGCGGTCGCCGTGACCATCGGCACCGCGGCATGGTTCCACCGCTCGTTCGTCGCCGCCGCGTTCGACCCGCGGATCGCGACGACCCTGGGCCTGCACCCCGAGCGCGCCCAGGTCGCGCTCGTCGGCCTCGTGACGCTCGCCGTGGTCGCGTCGTTCCAGGCCGTGGGCACGCTGCTCGTCGTGGGACTCCTGCTCGCACCGGCGGTCGCGGCCCGAGCATGGACCGCACGCATCCCGGCGACCATGTCGTTGGCCGCGGCCGTCGGCGTGCTGGCCGTCGGGATCGGCCTGCTCGCCTCCTGGCATCTGGGCACGGCCGCGGGCGCCTCGATCTCGGGCGCGGCCATCCTGCTCGCCGTCGCATCGTCGGCGGGCCGATCGCTCCTCACCGGATCGGTTCGGAGGCGCTCCCCGCACCCGGCCGAGGCGGTCGAAGCGCCGGCCGCCGCGACGAACGCCACCTGACCCCCGTATCGCAGATCCCCTCGATGTCCGCCGCGCTCCTCCGCCCCACCGAGAAAGACCTCATGCATCGCTTCCGTCCACTCATCGCCCTCGTTGCCGCCGTAGCCGTCGTCAACCTCACCGCGTGCGCAACCGACTCCACCCGAGCCGACGGGCCGACCGCGGAGTCGGACCCTGCCGACCACGGCCGGGTCGACGGCGCCCGGGAGGTCGCCGAACCGCAGCTCGCGCTGTTGGCGGTCGACGACGACGGGGCGGCTGCGCTGCTCGACCTGCTCGACGACTCCACGGCCGAGCTCGATGCGATCGGTGCGCCGCTCGCGCTCGCGAGTGACGGCCGCTACGCCTTCGTCACGACCGACGACGGCCTCGAGATCCTCGACAGCGGAAGGTGGTCGTGGGACCACGGCGACCACTTCCACTACTCCCTCGCCGAGCCTCGCACGATCGGCACGCTGCCGGGCGAGGGCGAAGCGACGGTCGCCACCGGATCGCTCTCGACCGCGGGGGCGACCGGCGTCTTCTTCGCGGGCTCGGGCGAGGCGGTCCTCCTCGACAACGCCGCCCTCGCCGACGGTGAGATCGTCGAGCGGTTCCGCCTCGACGGTGACGACGACACCGGCATCGTCGCGCCGCTCGGCGACGGCGCGATCGTGAGCGACCTCGCCGGCGGCCGCCTCGTCTTCCATACGGCCGACGGAGTGCCGACCGACGCGTCCGCCGACTGCGCCGACCCGGCGGGCACGATCGCCACGACGGTCGGCGTCGTCGTCGGATGCGCAGCGGGTGCGGTGCTCGCGAGGTCCGAGGACACCGGCGACGAACCGTCCTTCGAGACGATCCCCTACCCGGCCGAGTTCGGCCCGGTCACCGGCGACGACCGGGCCACCGCGTTCGACGGACGCAGGACCCGGCCGACGGTGGCCGCGATCGCGGGCGCGCGCGGCTTCTGGCTGCTCGACACCCGCGACCGCGGGTGGCAGCTCGTCGAGACGACCTCGCCGCTGGCCCGCGTCACCGCGGTCGACGACGCCGACGGGCACGTCGTCGCCGTCGACCAGGAAGGCCGCGTGCGCGTGTACTCGGCCGAGACCGGGGCCGAACTCGCCGCGACCGAGCCGCTGGTGGATGCCTCCGCGGCATCCGTCTCGCTCGTCGTCGACGGCCAGCGCGCCTACGTCAACGATGCCGCCGGGGGCGTGGTGCTCGAGATCGACTACGCCGACGGTGCCCGCGTCGCCCGCACGCTCGAGACGCCGGCCGCTCCGGTGTTCTTCACGGAGGTGGGCCGATGACTCGCACGAAGCGGGCGAGGCTCGGCGGCGGCGTCGCGCTCGCAGCAACCGTGCTCGCCGTCTCGGCCGCGTGCTCGGCCGGCGGCGCCGACGACACCCCGCAGGTCGTCGTCACCACCAACATCCTCGGCGACATCGTCGAGCAGGTGGTCGGCGACCAGGCCGAGGTCACGACGCTCATGAAGCCGAACGCCGACCCGCACTCGTTCGAGATCTCCGCCAGGGATGCCGCGCTCATGGAGCGCGCCGACCTCGTCGTCTCGAACGGACTCGGCCTCGAGGAGGGCGTGCAGCAGCATGTCGACCGCGCGGTCGACGCCGGCGTCCCGACCTTCGTCGCCGGCGACCGCATCGAGGTGCTCGACTATGCCGACGGCGACGACTCCGGGGCAGCCGACCCGCACTTCTGGACCGATCCGGCACGCGTGGTCGACGTGGTCGAAGCGCTCGAGGCCGAACTCGTCGAGATTCCCGGGGTCGATGCCGAGGCCGTCCGGGCGCAGACCGCCGCGTACCTCGCCGACCTCGAGACCCTCGACGCCGAGATGATCGACGCGTTCGCCGCGATCCCTGCCGAACGTCGCGCGCTGGTGACGAACCACCACGTGTTCGGATACCTCGCCGAGCGCTTCGACTTCGAGGTGATCGGCGCGGTGATCCCCGGCGGCACCACGCTCGCCGCCCCCAGCGCCGCCGACCTGCGCGACCTCGCGTCCGCCATCGAGGCGGCCGGCGTGCCGACGATCTTCGCCGAGTCCTCGCAGCCCGACCGCCTGGTGCAGGTGCTCGCGAGCGAGGCCGGCATCGACGTCGACGTGGTCGGGCTGTTCACCGAATCGCTCACCGCCCCCGGTGAGGGCGCCGACACCTATCTCGACATGATGCGCGCCAACACCGAGCGCATCGCGCAGGGCCTCACCCGGTGAGCGGATGCCTCGGCATCCGCGGTGACCGGATCATCCGCCTCATGAGGAGGCGATCCAAGGAAAGGGAAACCATGCAACGACGAATCCGACTGGCCGCAGCGGCCGCCGTCGTGACCGGCACTGCGCTGGTCGCGACCGCGTGCGCGAGTCCGGCAGGCGGCGGATCCGAGCCGACTGCCGAGCCGAGCGCCTCGGCGACGACGGCCGAGGGCCGTGTCGCCGTCTCCTACGAGGGCGGCGTCGCCGTGCTCGACGGCGAGACGCTCGAGGTGCTCGCCGAGCTGCCGTCCGAGGAGTTCACGCGCGTGAACGACTTCGGCGACGGCCGCACCATCTCCGTCACCACCTCCGAGGGCTTCCAGATGCTCGACACCGCGGAGCCCGCGCTGACCGACATCGTGTTCGAGGCGGCCGGCGCGGGGCACGTCGTGACCCATCACGGGCACACGGTGCTGTTCGACGACGCCACCGGCACGACCACGATCCTCCACAGCGACGCCTTCGCCGACGGCTACGACGAGATGCCCGAGGTCACGACCTACGAGGCCGACTCGCCCCACCACGGCGTGTCGATCGTGCTCGAGGACCACACGCTGGTGACCACGATCGGCACCGAGGAATCGCGGTCCGGCTCTGCCGCGCTGCACGCGCACGACGACCACTGGGACGAGGTCGCCTCGAGCGCCGAGTGCCCCGGCATCCACGGCGAGGGAACCGCGGCCGATGAGGTCGTCGTGTTCGGTTGCGAGAACGGTGCGCTGTTGTTCAAGGACGGCGAGTACGTGAAGCTCGCGGCGCCCGACCCGGTCGGTCGGATGGGCAGCGCGTGGACCTCGGAGGACAGCCCGCTCGTCGTCGGGGACTACCAGAACGACCCCGACGCCGAGGGCTACCTGCTGAACGCCGTCGCGATCATCGACACCGCGGCGGAGACGTTCCAGGTGGTGGACCTCCCCGACGAGGTGCAGTACACCTTCCGTGACGTCGCGCGCGGCCCTGGCGACCTGGCCTACATCCTCTCGGCGGACGGGCGGATCCACGTGCTCGACCCCGAGACGGGCGAACTCACCGAGTCGTTCCCGGTCATCGGCGCCTGGGAGGGGCCGGCCGAGTGGCAGGAGGCGCACCCGGCGATCAAGGTGAACGGCGACATCGCGTACGTCACCGAACCCGCCGCGAACTCGGTGCACGCGGTGGACCTCACGACCGGTGAGATCGTGACGTCGGTCGAGCTCGACCACACCCCCAACGAGATCGCGGTCGCGCTGGGCTGATCGACCGGTTCCGCACGCGCAAGTCGGCGGCCGGCGGATGCCCCTCTGGGCGGTATCCGCCGGTCGTCGCGTGCGGCATCACGCGGGCGTGTCCAGGCACTGGACGTCGTCGATCCAACTCCATCCGGCCTCGTCATCGCCGTAGATCAGTGGAGTCGGCTCGTAACCGACGACGTCGTGCAGGAACTCCCTCCGGGTCCAGTCCGGCTCGACGGCGCCCTCGTCCCTCGCGAACGCGACGGTCACCATCAGGGCGTCGCAATCGGCCTCGGTGAACAACGCCGACTGCCAGCAGCCGTTGAGGTACTTGTCGGGGCATTGATCGGCCATCCGATCGTCCCCGTACCACTCGATCGCCGCCGGGAAGGTGAACAACGTCTCACCGGACTGCCACCGCTCGACGGCGGCCTCCGACTGCGCGAGCATCCGCTCGGAGATGACCTCGGCCACCCGCGCGGCGCCGAGTCCGACCGCGACGAGCAGCAGCGCGAACGCGACGGCGCCGGCCACGATGCCGATCACGACGCCGCGCGACGGTCGACGCCGCCCCGTGCCTGCGGAAGCCCCGGGTCCGCCGCGCCCCTCCGATTCCGCGATCAACGCGACGCGCGCGGATGCCAGGGTGCTGCCCCATGCCTCGGCCTCGGCCCGGCCGGCCGGATCCGGGTATCGGGCGGGATGCCGCGCCCAGAGCTCGGCGCGGAACGCATCGTCGATCTGCTGCGGGGTCGGCCGCACGCCGGGAGGAAGGCGCAGCACTGCGCGCGCGGTGTTCGGGTCCACAGGGTGAGCATATGGGTCAGGACTACGCGGCGTCGCCGACCGCCCGCTCGTATGCCTGCCGCAGCAGTTCGCTCGGTCTCGGGGCGTCGGGATCGGGCCGCGCGACACCGAGATGCCGCTCGCGGAGCTCGTCCATCATCGCGTCGACCAGGGCGGGTCCGCCGTCCCGCAGGAGCTCGGCGCGCACGCGCAACCGCGGGTCGCCCTCGCGGTGCGCGAGCCCCCAGTTTCCCAGCGCCACGAGCACCGGGAGCGTCTGGATGCCGGACTCGGTGAGCGTGTACGCCGCCCGCTGACCGCGACGCGCCTCGGCGCGGACGAGCAGGCCCGCGTCGACGAGCCGGCGGAGGCGCTCGGCGAGGATGTTGCTCGCGATGCCCTCCTCGGAGCCGGCGAGCAGCTCGCGGAAGTGCCGGCGGTCGCCGAACATCATGTCGCGAAGCACCAGCATCGACCACGGGTCTCCGAGGGCTTCGACGGCGCGGTTGATCGCGCATCCGGAGCGGGGCTGGCGTTCCATGCCGTCAGTCTAGTGGTTGCAATTCGCAATCAGTAGCGATACGTTCGCGGCATCCGATCCGAGACCACCGAACACGGAGGAACCATGTCGCAGCAGGTCGTCGTCCAGAACCTCTCCATCTCGCTCGACGGATTCGGCACGGGCGAGGGCATCACGTTCGAGGCTCCGTTCGGCCACGCCGGCGAACGGCTCCACGAATGGATGTTCGCGACCCGGTTCGGCGGCGCGATGTTCGGCACCGGGTCCGGCGGCAGCGGCGTCGACCACGCCTTCGCGACCCTGCACGACGTGGGCGTCGGCGCCGAGATCATGGGCCGCGGCAAGTTCGACTACCGCACCGGTCCCTGGGAGGGGCTCGGCACCGACGACGAATGGCGCGGCTGGTGGGGCGAGAATCCCCCGTTCCACACGCCCGTGTTCGTACTCACGCACCACCCGCGCCCGTCCATCGAGATGGAGGGCGGCACGGTGTTCCACTTCGTCGACGCCCTGCCGGCCGAGGCGCTGGCCCTCGCCCGCGAGGCGGCGGGCGATCTCGACGTGCGGATCGGCGGGGGCCCGTCGATGGTGCGCGACTTCCTCGCGGCAGGACTCGTCGACGTGCTCCACGTGGTGCAGGTGCCGATCCTCCTCGGCCGCGGTGTCCGCCTCTGGGACGGGCTCGAGGGCCTCGAGCAGCAGTACTCGATCGAGGCCGTCGCGTCGCCGAGCGGCGTCGTGCACCTCGTCTTCAGCCGCTGACGCGTCAGCCGCTGAGGCGTTCGCCGCGTCAGCAGTCGGGGCGGCAGCCTCGCTGGTAGAGGGCGTCGACGAGCACCGCGCCGAGGTCTTCCGGCTTCGCGGCGGAGTAGGCGGCACCGCCGGTGGCCGTGGCGATCTGCTGCATGGCGGCCAGGTCGGTGTCGGGTCCGAACCCGACCATGATCACCGGGACCGGCTTGAGCGGGTCGTTCTGCTCGCCGAGCTTGGCGAGCAGGGTCGGCAGGTCCATGCCGTTCTCGTCCTCGTTCTTGCCGTCGGTGATCAGCAGCACGGAGTTGACCATCTCGGGGTCGTACCCCTCGCGCACCCGCTGCACCGCAGCGAGCGTCGTGTCGTACAGCCCCGTCGCGCCGCCGAGGCGCTGGTGCAGCGACCCGACGATCGCGTGGATGTTCGCCAGGTGCGCCCCGTCGGCCAGCGGCGCGATCGGCGCCATGTCCTCGTAGTCGAGGTCGCCGTTGCGAGCCGTCGAGAAGATCCACACGCCGAGTTCGACCTCACCCGAGAACTGGCTCATCGCCCCGCCCGCGGCCTGCTGGAACACGTCGATGCGGCGCAGCCCGTTCGCCGCGGGCTCCTCCATCGACCCCGACACGTCGATCACCGCGAGCATCCGCGAACGCAGCGTCATGATGCCCCACAGCCGCAGGATGTCGAGCTGCGCGGAACCGATCTCCTGGGTCTTGAGCACCGTCTCGAGCGCGGTGTCGGTGTACGGCACCTCAGTGCTGATGCCGGTGATCGCGAGCGAACCCGAACCGTCGGGGCGACGCAGCCCCGCGTCGAGCATCGGCTGCGCGCTCGCGCGCAGCACGCGCTCGAACTCGTCGAGGAGCCAACCGCGGGCCTGCTCGTCCTCGTCGAGCGGCATCGCGACGAGCGGGTACTCGAGGACGACGGTGCCGTCGGACGGGTACTCGGCGACCAGCTGGTCTTCGGGGTTGTCGAGGTTGTGCTCCGCGATCTCGACCTCGCTGAGGATCACCGCCGTCGGGGTCGACGACGTGAGCGACGTCGCGATGGCCGCCTCCGTCGATCCGGGGATCTGCCGGCCCAGCGACATCATGGCGCCGGCGAACTGACGCGGGTCGGCCTCCGACGACACGGACCGGACCGCGTAGAGACCGGCGATGCTGCCGGCCGAGGCCTGCGGGTCCGGCATGATCGTCGGCAACTGCCGATCGCGCAC from Agromyces sp. LHK192 includes these protein-coding regions:
- a CDS encoding RNA polymerase sigma factor produces the protein MTTAIDAADAGETRGAQMPDESAEPGASPDDLAWFTLVAREHSTALVRYFARRGPRQDAEDLAADVFATAWRRRDDVPREAVLPWLYRTAGFVLANHRRKLGDVPVEHLPDSESGRVADDPELSALFDDELRGALASVGERDRRILLLHAWEGLDGAELATVLGISRSGADAALSRARKRLREAWGERLTF
- a CDS encoding metal ABC transporter ATP-binding protein, which encodes MNGSTPEPALLARSLCFAYRDADAVHDVDLEVGFGEIVAIAGPNGSGKSTLIELLAGVRRPRRGSIERNGSLALVVQRPIAPDALPVTVADVVAIGTWSTTDRMPRATVRDAIAEAIERVGMSDHAARPLTALSGGQRQRTFLAQGIVGRPGILLLDEPAAGLDRASVERTRRILAEEAARGAAVVCVTHDEWAIAEADRVVRMEHGCVVAQDTRSAA
- the aztB gene encoding zinc ABC transporter permease AztB — encoded protein: MPWLTDPFTTEFFGRALLGGALVAVICGVVGTWVVIRGMAFLGEAIGHGMLPGVALATVLGLPLLLGAAVSAVAMSTAIGVLQRRGRLSYDTSIGLLFVAMLSLGVIIVSHSRSFATDATALLFGDILAIDGTDLLVLLIAVAVTIGTAAWFHRSFVAAAFDPRIATTLGLHPERAQVALVGLVTLAVVASFQAVGTLLVVGLLLAPAVAARAWTARIPATMSLAAAVGVLAVGIGLLASWHLGTAAGASISGAAILLAVASSAGRSLLTGSVRRRSPHPAEAVEAPAAATNAT
- a CDS encoding ABC transporter, encoding MHRFRPLIALVAAVAVVNLTACATDSTRADGPTAESDPADHGRVDGAREVAEPQLALLAVDDDGAAALLDLLDDSTAELDAIGAPLALASDGRYAFVTTDDGLEILDSGRWSWDHGDHFHYSLAEPRTIGTLPGEGEATVATGSLSTAGATGVFFAGSGEAVLLDNAALADGEIVERFRLDGDDDTGIVAPLGDGAIVSDLAGGRLVFHTADGVPTDASADCADPAGTIATTVGVVVGCAAGAVLARSEDTGDEPSFETIPYPAEFGPVTGDDRATAFDGRRTRPTVAAIAGARGFWLLDTRDRGWQLVETTSPLARVTAVDDADGHVVAVDQEGRVRVYSAETGAELAATEPLVDASAASVSLVVDGQRAYVNDAAGGVVLEIDYADGARVARTLETPAAPVFFTEVGR
- the aztC gene encoding zinc ABC transporter substrate-binding protein AztC, which produces MTRTKRARLGGGVALAATVLAVSAACSAGGADDTPQVVVTTNILGDIVEQVVGDQAEVTTLMKPNADPHSFEISARDAALMERADLVVSNGLGLEEGVQQHVDRAVDAGVPTFVAGDRIEVLDYADGDDSGAADPHFWTDPARVVDVVEALEAELVEIPGVDAEAVRAQTAAYLADLETLDAEMIDAFAAIPAERRALVTNHHVFGYLAERFDFEVIGAVIPGGTTLAAPSAADLRDLASAIEAAGVPTIFAESSQPDRLVQVLASEAGIDVDVVGLFTESLTAPGEGADTYLDMMRANTERIAQGLTR
- the aztD gene encoding zinc metallochaperone AztD, translating into MQRRIRLAAAAAVVTGTALVATACASPAGGGSEPTAEPSASATTAEGRVAVSYEGGVAVLDGETLEVLAELPSEEFTRVNDFGDGRTISVTTSEGFQMLDTAEPALTDIVFEAAGAGHVVTHHGHTVLFDDATGTTTILHSDAFADGYDEMPEVTTYEADSPHHGVSIVLEDHTLVTTIGTEESRSGSAALHAHDDHWDEVASSAECPGIHGEGTAADEVVVFGCENGALLFKDGEYVKLAAPDPVGRMGSAWTSEDSPLVVGDYQNDPDAEGYLLNAVAIIDTAAETFQVVDLPDEVQYTFRDVARGPGDLAYILSADGRIHVLDPETGELTESFPVIGAWEGPAEWQEAHPAIKVNGDIAYVTEPAANSVHAVDLTTGEIVTSVELDHTPNEIAVALG
- a CDS encoding helix-turn-helix domain-containing protein; the encoded protein is MERQPRSGCAINRAVEALGDPWSMLVLRDMMFGDRRHFRELLAGSEEGIASNILAERLRRLVDAGLLVRAEARRGQRAAYTLTESGIQTLPVLVALGNWGLAHREGDPRLRVRAELLRDGGPALVDAMMDELRERHLGVARPDPDAPRPSELLRQAYERAVGDAA
- a CDS encoding dihydrofolate reductase family protein, yielding MSQQVVVQNLSISLDGFGTGEGITFEAPFGHAGERLHEWMFATRFGGAMFGTGSGGSGVDHAFATLHDVGVGAEIMGRGKFDYRTGPWEGLGTDDEWRGWWGENPPFHTPVFVLTHHPRPSIEMEGGTVFHFVDALPAEALALAREAAGDLDVRIGGGPSMVRDFLAAGLVDVLHVVQVPILLGRGVRLWDGLEGLEQQYSIEAVASPSGVVHLVFSR
- a CDS encoding substrate-binding domain-containing protein, with product MGRHSTPAPEPKYLPTRRERTRPGIRVPKSRRGLLLAVIAGGVAVAVVGTLGFVWIGSNASSDGAVASSDSCEGVEPLVVVVDPSIGSAVADISERLAENPDVDDCLAVDVVTQASADAVASIAARTFEGDAWIPGSGVWVNRLSSLASSMGQTVPELDNRGSVAVSPVVLGVPRQHAEAVEAEPITWARVRDRQLPTIMPDPQASAGSIAGLYAVRSVSSEADPRQFAGAMMSLGRQIPGSTEAAIATSLTSSTPTAVILSEVEIAEHNLDNPEDQLVAEYPSDGTVVLEYPLVAMPLDEDEQARGWLLDEFERVLRASAQPMLDAGLRRPDGSGSLAITGISTEVPYTDTALETVLKTQEIGSAQLDILRLWGIMTLRSRMLAVIDVSGSMEEPAANGLRRIDVFQQAAGGAMSQFSGEVELGVWIFSTARNGDLDYEDMAPIAPLADGAHLANIHAIVGSLHQRLGGATGLYDTTLAAVQRVREGYDPEMVNSVLLITDGKNEDENGMDLPTLLAKLGEQNDPLKPVPVIMVGFGPDTDLAAMQQIATATGGAAYSAAKPEDLGAVLVDALYQRGCRPDC